A single genomic interval of Ramlibacter pinisoli harbors:
- a CDS encoding FAD-dependent oxidoreductase — MRTRRCSMKQCDVLVVGGGGSGLAAAITAAEEGRSVVLLEKGEKLGGTTGWSIGSITAAGTPDQRAAGVDDSWQDHLADMPAWAGDLAHRDNMALCEVLTRHAADAVAWLRESGVEFIGVFEEPPHRRPRMHNVLPNSGSYIYHLSRRAQRAGVQVQLGTRAEKLLQGPDGRIVGVQACGPDGASHAIGARCVVLAGGDFNASREFKIEFGNQDQVDIPAVNRLATGDCQRMARDVGAVIVNGDIALNDPRFRFAPPARLPWFLSLPPVRPITTLMRWAMRTMPPALARPFVMSFVTTALAPEAHLLKLGAALVNRAGEAFLGDGEKIGFGIARQPGNAAWLFMDGERLQLFSRWPNFISTAPSVAYAYVDDYQRNRPDLCARAPDLEALAARSGMPLPGLQATATAAGFRDGPFLLLGPIHAVTVLADGGLAVTPQLEVLDAGGHPVPGLYAAGSTGQGGLLLKGHGHHLAWAFVSGRLAGRNASQAAVRAPATVHAAA, encoded by the coding sequence ATGCGCACACGGAGGTGTTCCATGAAGCAGTGTGACGTCCTAGTCGTCGGCGGCGGCGGTTCGGGCCTGGCGGCGGCCATCACCGCCGCCGAGGAGGGCCGGTCCGTGGTGCTGCTGGAGAAGGGCGAAAAGCTCGGCGGCACGACGGGCTGGTCGATCGGATCCATCACGGCGGCGGGGACTCCCGATCAGCGCGCGGCCGGCGTGGACGACTCGTGGCAGGACCACCTGGCCGACATGCCCGCCTGGGCCGGCGACCTCGCTCACCGCGACAACATGGCCCTCTGCGAGGTGCTCACGCGCCATGCTGCCGACGCCGTGGCGTGGCTGCGCGAGAGCGGTGTCGAGTTCATCGGCGTGTTCGAGGAGCCGCCGCACCGCAGGCCGCGAATGCACAACGTGCTGCCCAATTCGGGCTCATACATCTACCACCTGTCGCGCCGGGCGCAGCGCGCAGGCGTGCAGGTGCAGCTGGGGACCCGGGCCGAGAAGCTGCTGCAGGGGCCCGACGGCCGCATCGTCGGGGTCCAGGCCTGCGGGCCGGACGGCGCCTCGCACGCGATCGGCGCACGCTGTGTCGTACTGGCTGGCGGCGACTTCAACGCCAGCCGCGAATTCAAGATCGAATTCGGCAACCAGGACCAGGTGGACATCCCAGCGGTGAACCGGCTGGCCACGGGTGATTGCCAGCGGATGGCACGCGATGTCGGCGCCGTCATTGTCAACGGCGACATCGCCCTGAACGATCCGCGCTTTCGCTTCGCGCCGCCCGCGCGTCTGCCCTGGTTCCTGTCATTGCCGCCCGTGCGGCCGATCACGACGCTCATGCGCTGGGCCATGCGCACCATGCCGCCTGCGCTGGCGCGTCCGTTCGTCATGAGCTTCGTCACCACCGCCCTGGCGCCGGAGGCGCATCTGCTCAAGCTCGGGGCCGCCCTGGTCAATCGCGCCGGCGAGGCGTTCCTGGGTGACGGGGAAAAGATCGGATTCGGCATCGCGCGCCAACCCGGCAACGCCGCCTGGCTGTTCATGGACGGCGAGCGGCTGCAGTTGTTCTCCCGCTGGCCCAATTTCATTTCGACCGCGCCCAGCGTGGCGTATGCCTACGTCGACGACTACCAGCGCAACCGCCCGGATCTGTGCGCGCGAGCGCCGGACCTGGAGGCGCTGGCAGCGCGCAGCGGCATGCCGCTCCCCGGCCTGCAAGCCACCGCGACGGCGGCAGGGTTCCGCGACGGTCCGTTCCTGTTGCTCGGCCCTATCCATGCGGTCACCGTGCTGGCGGACGGCGGCCTCGCGGTCACGCCGCAGCTGGAGGTACTGGACGCTGGCGGGCACCCCGTCCCCGGCCTGTATGCCGCCGGCTCGACCGGCCAGGGCGGCTTGCTCCTCAAGGGCCACGGCCACCACCTGGCATGGGCGTTCGTTTCCGGGCGCCTAGCGGGGCGCAACGCCAGCCAGGCGGCAGTCCGGGCCCCGGCCACCGTGCACGCGGCCGCCTGA
- a CDS encoding IclR family transcriptional regulator: MSKIPGIPDKQTDTITGVERALFVIEQLAEAPDGLSFTEILNILEVNKSIAFKLLNTLIATRYVFKDEKTGNYCLTYRISNVGMKKMSRSRLLNQSQVILRELADQTGEFIRLAVVEQDTITWVMSILTKKRYLQIDPNYSTEIGLHTHAAGKAWLATIEPDRARRLILERGIQRMTPHSLVDIKKIMADLHVTAERGYAISYEEHGLGVGAIGAPIMVQQFGSEQPRCVGVVTLAAPVAHMDRAALETCAPQVVATAEKLASVWPYAHTEVFHEAV; the protein is encoded by the coding sequence ATGTCCAAGATTCCAGGCATTCCCGACAAGCAGACCGACACCATCACCGGGGTGGAGCGCGCGCTGTTCGTGATCGAGCAGCTCGCCGAGGCCCCGGATGGCCTGTCGTTCACCGAGATCCTCAACATCCTCGAGGTGAACAAGTCGATTGCGTTCAAGCTGCTGAACACGCTGATCGCCACGCGCTACGTGTTCAAGGACGAGAAGACCGGCAACTACTGCCTCACGTACCGCATCAGCAACGTCGGCATGAAGAAGATGTCGCGCTCCCGGCTGCTGAACCAGAGCCAGGTGATCCTGCGCGAGCTCGCCGACCAGACCGGCGAATTCATCCGCCTGGCGGTGGTGGAGCAGGACACGATCACGTGGGTGATGTCGATCCTCACGAAGAAGCGCTACCTGCAGATCGACCCGAACTACAGCACCGAGATCGGGCTGCACACGCACGCCGCGGGCAAGGCCTGGCTCGCCACCATCGAGCCGGATCGGGCGCGCCGCCTGATTCTCGAGCGCGGCATCCAGCGCATGACGCCGCACTCGCTGGTCGACATCAAGAAGATCATGGCGGACCTGCACGTGACGGCCGAGCGCGGCTACGCCATCTCCTACGAGGAGCACGGCCTGGGGGTCGGCGCCATCGGCGCGCCGATCATGGTGCAGCAGTTCGGCAGCGAGCAACCGCGCTGCGTCGGCGTGGTGACCCTGGCTGCGCCGGTGGCCCACATGGACCGCGCCGCGCTGGAGACGTGCGCGCCGCAGGTGGTTGCGACGGCAGAGAAGCTCGCCTCCGTCTGGCCCTATGCGCACACGGAGGTGTTCCATGAAGCAGTGTGA
- a CDS encoding Bug family tripartite tricarboxylate transporter substrate binding protein, giving the protein MPATPLRRSILSYAAAALASLGLQALASTGAMAQTYPSRPVKLIVPYPAGGSTDQLARLIAVPMAKSLGQPVVVENISGGNTMIGTAAAARAAADGHTVLVNSLAFSVNVLVTRQPSYRTEDFIPVAPLVTNPYVLSVNLNVPANSVKELVDYARREPAKVNAVSLGLGGVTHLLNERFAAAAGVPITSIHYRGAGPALVDLMSGQVQFFIDTAVTSMPHLRANKLRPLAVSTPERSALLPTVPTFKELGFPAMTQEGWFGVFVPKGTPAPIVERLNREVLQAMATPEVQQIVLRDGLRVPQWTPQQFADFIKEDSAAWAGTVKNLNIQLD; this is encoded by the coding sequence ATGCCCGCCACCCCGCTTCGCCGCAGCATCCTGAGCTACGCGGCCGCCGCACTCGCCAGCCTCGGACTGCAGGCCCTTGCCAGCACCGGGGCGATGGCCCAGACCTATCCATCGCGCCCGGTCAAGTTGATCGTTCCCTACCCCGCCGGCGGTTCCACGGACCAGCTGGCCCGCCTGATCGCGGTGCCGATGGCCAAATCGCTCGGGCAGCCGGTGGTCGTCGAGAACATCAGCGGCGGCAACACCATGATCGGCACGGCGGCAGCGGCGCGCGCCGCTGCGGACGGCCACACCGTGCTGGTCAACAGCCTGGCTTTCTCGGTCAACGTGCTGGTCACCAGGCAGCCCAGCTACCGCACCGAGGACTTCATCCCGGTGGCCCCGCTGGTGACCAATCCTTATGTGTTGAGCGTCAACCTGAACGTGCCGGCCAACTCGGTGAAGGAGCTGGTCGACTACGCCAGGCGCGAGCCCGCCAAGGTCAACGCGGTGTCCCTCGGCCTGGGCGGGGTGACGCACCTGCTCAACGAGCGCTTCGCGGCCGCCGCCGGCGTGCCCATCACCAGCATCCACTACCGGGGCGCCGGCCCGGCGCTGGTGGACCTGATGTCCGGCCAGGTGCAGTTCTTCATCGACACCGCGGTCACGTCCATGCCGCACCTGCGCGCGAACAAGCTGCGGCCGCTGGCCGTGTCTACGCCGGAGCGCTCGGCGCTGCTGCCGACCGTGCCGACCTTCAAGGAACTCGGCTTTCCCGCAATGACGCAGGAAGGCTGGTTCGGCGTCTTCGTCCCGAAGGGGACGCCGGCGCCCATCGTCGAGCGCCTGAACAGGGAAGTGCTGCAGGCCATGGCCACGCCCGAGGTCCAGCAGATCGTCCTGCGCGACGGGCTGCGCGTGCCGCAGTGGACCCCGCAGCAGTTCGCCGACTTCATCAAGGAGGACTCGGCAGCCTGGGCGGGCACGGTCAAGAACCTCAACATCCAGCTCGACTGA
- a CDS encoding FAD-dependent oxidoreductase, with product MTGTQSLDADVAVVGAGLAGLVAALRCARGGRRVVVLEQASDERHVCNSRLASGVFHVAFCSPATAPEELERRMRERHPAADPRLIRTLAHNALRAARWLRDEAGAHFMRAGAEPLYDYVLAPPAVARSGRAWQGRGADVLLRALEATLQRHGGVVRRGHRAQALLQEQGRCTGAQCEGAEGALEVRSSTVVLADGGFQGDPDLLRRHVTPRPEALVQRNARTGRGDGWRMAQAAGAAMRESATFYGHVQSRSALDDDQLWPYPWLDELARSCIVVGADGRRIADEGRGGIHLANCIARLREPASTFVIADRPAWEGPAADRPTGPNPKLERAGGRILRAHSLAALAAEAGIDAQGLEREVAAYNTAVRSGEFGTLQPARSTGQFRAWPILTPPFYALPAAAGITYTFGGIAVDQHSRVLATSGVPLPGLYAVGSTAGGLEGGENVAYFGGLVKATVTALCAAEHILENT from the coding sequence ATGACGGGCACGCAATCTCTCGACGCAGACGTCGCCGTGGTCGGCGCCGGGCTCGCCGGGCTGGTGGCCGCGCTGCGCTGCGCGCGCGGCGGCCGGCGCGTGGTGGTCCTGGAACAGGCGTCCGACGAGCGGCATGTCTGCAATTCGCGGCTGGCCAGCGGCGTGTTCCACGTCGCCTTCTGTTCGCCGGCCACGGCGCCGGAGGAGCTCGAGCGCCGCATGCGCGAGCGCCACCCCGCGGCCGATCCCCGGCTGATCCGTACCTTGGCACACAACGCTCTGCGTGCGGCGCGGTGGCTGCGCGACGAGGCTGGCGCGCACTTCATGCGCGCCGGCGCCGAACCGCTGTACGACTACGTGCTGGCGCCGCCGGCCGTCGCCCGCTCTGGACGTGCGTGGCAGGGCCGCGGCGCCGACGTGCTCCTGCGTGCGCTGGAAGCCACGCTGCAGCGCCACGGCGGCGTGGTGCGCCGCGGGCACCGCGCGCAGGCGCTGCTCCAGGAGCAGGGCCGTTGTACCGGCGCGCAGTGCGAAGGAGCCGAGGGCGCGCTGGAGGTCCGCAGCAGCACCGTGGTGCTGGCCGACGGCGGCTTCCAGGGGGATCCGGATCTGCTGCGCCGCCACGTCACGCCGCGGCCCGAAGCCCTGGTCCAGCGCAATGCGCGCACCGGGCGCGGCGATGGCTGGCGCATGGCGCAGGCAGCCGGCGCGGCCATGAGGGAATCCGCCACCTTCTACGGCCATGTGCAATCCCGCAGCGCGCTCGACGACGACCAGCTGTGGCCTTACCCCTGGCTGGACGAGTTGGCCCGCAGTTGCATCGTGGTGGGAGCCGACGGACGACGCATCGCCGACGAGGGCCGCGGCGGCATCCACCTGGCCAATTGCATTGCCCGGCTGCGCGAGCCGGCGTCCACGTTCGTGATCGCCGACCGCCCAGCGTGGGAAGGCCCCGCCGCCGACCGGCCCACCGGTCCCAACCCGAAGCTGGAGCGCGCCGGCGGCCGCATCCTGCGCGCTCACTCGCTCGCCGCCCTGGCGGCCGAAGCCGGCATCGACGCCCAGGGCCTCGAGCGGGAGGTAGCGGCCTACAACACCGCGGTGCGCAGCGGCGAGTTCGGCACGCTCCAGCCGGCGCGCAGCACAGGTCAGTTCCGCGCCTGGCCGATCCTCACGCCGCCCTTCTACGCACTGCCGGCTGCCGCCGGCATCACCTACACCTTCGGCGGCATCGCCGTCGACCAGCACTCACGCGTGCTCGCCACCTCCGGCGTGCCGCTGCCCGGGCTGTACGCCGTCGGCTCGACCGCGGGCGGGCTCGAAGGCGGCGAGAACGTCGCTTACTTCGGCGGCCTCGTGAAAGCGACCGTCACCGCGCTCTGCGCCGCCGAGCACATCCTGGAAAACACATGA
- a CDS encoding NAD(P)H-quinone oxidoreductase, whose amino-acid sequence MKAIEITQPGGPEVLRVCDRPTPPVGPLDVLIRVAAAGVNRPDVQQRKGLYPPPPGASDIPGLDTAGIVEQVGTHVTRWRPGDRVCALSSGGGYAELCSVPQGQVLPVPAGLGLVEAASLPEVFFTAWHNVFQLSRLAAGETLLVHGGTSGVGMAAMQMARVLRDARVIATAGTAQKCRISEEYGAHHAVDYHGAWDAAVRDWAGPHGVDVILDSQAADYVALEVELLAIGGRLALIANHRGDHSTLRTRAFVQRSLTLTGAQIRRRDTDFKQKIADELVAQAWPELASGRIRTRIQSTFPLERADEAHAILDRNEQIGKVVLVVDPALA is encoded by the coding sequence ATGAAAGCGATCGAGATCACCCAACCGGGCGGCCCCGAGGTGCTGCGGGTGTGCGACCGCCCCACGCCGCCGGTCGGACCGCTGGACGTCCTGATTCGGGTCGCGGCCGCGGGCGTCAACCGCCCGGACGTGCAGCAGCGCAAGGGCCTGTACCCGCCGCCACCCGGCGCCTCGGACATCCCGGGCCTGGACACCGCCGGCATCGTCGAGCAGGTGGGCACCCACGTCACGCGCTGGCGGCCAGGCGACCGCGTCTGCGCCCTGTCCAGCGGCGGCGGCTACGCCGAGCTGTGTTCCGTCCCACAGGGCCAGGTGTTGCCGGTGCCCGCCGGCCTCGGACTGGTGGAGGCCGCCTCGCTGCCGGAGGTGTTCTTCACTGCCTGGCACAACGTCTTCCAGCTGTCCCGGCTGGCTGCCGGCGAGACGTTGCTGGTCCACGGAGGCACCAGCGGCGTCGGCATGGCGGCCATGCAGATGGCGCGCGTGCTGCGCGACGCGCGCGTGATCGCCACCGCCGGCACGGCGCAGAAATGCCGCATAAGCGAGGAGTACGGCGCCCACCACGCCGTCGACTACCACGGCGCCTGGGACGCGGCGGTCCGCGACTGGGCCGGCCCGCACGGGGTCGATGTGATCCTGGACTCGCAGGCGGCCGACTACGTGGCCCTGGAAGTCGAGCTGCTGGCCATCGGCGGACGGCTCGCCCTGATCGCCAACCACCGCGGCGACCACTCCACGCTGCGCACGCGCGCCTTCGTGCAGCGCAGCCTCACCCTGACCGGCGCGCAGATCCGCCGCCGCGACACCGACTTCAAGCAGAAGATCGCTGACGAACTGGTGGCGCAGGCCTGGCCCGAACTGGCCAGCGGCCGCATCCGCACCCGCATCCAGTCGACCTTCCCTCTCGAGCGCGCCGACGAGGCGCACGCCATCCTCGATCGCAACGAACAGATCGGCAAGGTCGTCCTGGTGGTCGACCCGGCCCTGGCCTGA
- a CDS encoding fumarylacetoacetate hydrolase family protein — protein sequence MKFISFERNGQASYGIVQEDRVLDLGAALGGRAPDLKSLIAQGLVTEAIALGKREQGSVALAEVRQLPVIPNPGKIICVGLNYGEHVRETGRETTESPALFVRFPDSQVAHGEAIVRPPESERLDYEGEIAIVIGKGGRRIAEDQAWNHIAGYACYNDGSIRDWQLATTQWTAGKNFWRTGGFGPWMVSADEIAPDQVMTLVTRLNGQEMQRTTTDKMIHGIPRQIAYVSSFVPLSPGDVIVTGTPGGVGAKRNPPVFMKDGDVVEIEVDAIGILRNPVRDESRAGA from the coding sequence ATGAAGTTCATCAGCTTCGAGCGCAACGGCCAGGCCTCTTACGGCATCGTGCAGGAGGACCGTGTCCTTGACCTCGGTGCCGCGCTGGGCGGCCGTGCCCCCGACCTGAAGTCGCTGATCGCCCAGGGCCTGGTGACCGAGGCGATCGCGCTCGGCAAGCGTGAGCAAGGCTCAGTGGCGCTGGCCGAAGTCCGGCAGTTGCCGGTGATCCCCAACCCCGGAAAGATCATCTGCGTGGGCCTCAACTACGGCGAGCACGTGCGCGAGACCGGCCGCGAGACCACGGAGAGCCCGGCGCTGTTCGTGCGTTTCCCGGACTCGCAGGTCGCGCATGGAGAGGCGATCGTGCGGCCGCCGGAATCCGAGCGGCTCGACTATGAGGGCGAGATCGCCATCGTCATCGGCAAGGGCGGGCGCCGCATCGCGGAGGACCAGGCCTGGAACCACATCGCGGGCTACGCCTGCTACAACGACGGCTCCATCCGCGACTGGCAGCTCGCCACCACGCAGTGGACGGCCGGCAAGAACTTCTGGCGCACCGGCGGCTTCGGCCCCTGGATGGTCAGCGCCGACGAGATCGCGCCTGACCAGGTCATGACCCTGGTCACCCGGCTGAATGGCCAGGAGATGCAGCGCACGACCACCGACAAGATGATCCACGGCATCCCGCGCCAGATCGCCTACGTCTCGTCGTTCGTGCCGCTGTCCCCGGGCGATGTCATCGTCACCGGCACACCGGGCGGCGTGGGCGCCAAGCGCAACCCGCCGGTCTTCATGAAGGACGGCGACGTGGTCGAGATCGAGGTTGACGCAATCGGCATCCTGCGCAACCCGGTGCGCGACGAATCGCGGGCGGGGGCCTGA
- a CDS encoding hydantoinase/oxoprolinase family protein, whose translation MQKGSRLAADIGGTFTDVAYFDPATGALSLGKTLSTPGRMVDGIAGGVAKAGTTFARPETFLHGSTVVINTLLERKGTRTALLVTEGFRDIYEIGRINRPDAYNLFFRKHVPLVERRLRFEVRERLTAEGTVDTPLDEDGVHRICDRLVEEGIEAVAILLLHCYANPAHELAVKRIVQQRLPHAFVSASHELSQEYREFERCSTAVANAYVGPIVRRYVSGIDAHLNQAGFDGKFLLVQSTGGLYESQQAQVQCVRMLESGPAAGVIGAHALCRELGLRNAVAFDMGGTTAKAGVIHNDAVLTTNLAMVGGYNEGLPIQIPLVDVFEVGTGGGSIAEVDVGGALHVGPRSAGAEPGPACYGRGGTFATVTDANLVLGRLGVASFLGGEMPLDRDAAATAIRERVARPLGLDEVAAAEGILRIAVTKMSYAVKGVSTERGFDAAAFPLIAYGGAGPLHASAIGREIGMRQLIIPRAPGHFCAFGMLHSDLRYDNVRTTFRKLEEMDFTEVEHAFEELAAIGRRTLTESRVKTASVNVDYAADMRYVGQEHSVTVDLVPGMLAARDRKALKRRFDEVHQQRYGTCAPAEKVEIVTLRAAVIGVMDKPSMETIATGDAAPPAAARRGSREVYYSELSRTVPAMVFDRDRLLAGNRIDGPALVEEHASTTVLLPGDRLEVDAYGNLRIELGGKT comes from the coding sequence ATGCAGAAGGGAAGCCGACTGGCCGCCGACATCGGCGGCACCTTCACCGACGTCGCGTACTTCGACCCGGCCACCGGCGCACTGTCGCTGGGCAAGACGCTGAGCACGCCCGGCCGCATGGTGGACGGCATCGCCGGCGGCGTGGCCAAGGCCGGCACGACGTTTGCGCGGCCCGAGACCTTCCTGCACGGCTCCACGGTCGTCATCAACACGTTGCTGGAGCGCAAGGGGACCCGCACGGCGCTGCTGGTCACCGAGGGCTTCCGCGATATCTACGAGATCGGCCGCATCAATCGGCCGGACGCCTACAACTTGTTCTTCCGCAAGCACGTGCCGCTGGTCGAGCGGCGGTTGCGCTTCGAGGTGCGCGAGCGGCTGACGGCCGAGGGAACGGTGGACACGCCGCTCGACGAGGACGGTGTGCACCGCATCTGCGACCGGCTGGTCGAGGAAGGCATCGAGGCGGTCGCCATCCTGTTGCTGCACTGCTACGCCAACCCGGCGCACGAGCTGGCCGTCAAGCGCATCGTGCAGCAGCGCCTGCCGCACGCCTTCGTCAGCGCTTCGCACGAGCTGTCGCAGGAGTACCGCGAGTTCGAACGCTGCTCCACGGCCGTGGCCAATGCCTACGTCGGTCCCATCGTCCGCCGCTATGTGTCGGGGATCGACGCCCACCTGAACCAGGCCGGCTTCGACGGCAAGTTCCTGCTGGTGCAGTCCACCGGCGGGTTATACGAGTCGCAGCAGGCCCAGGTGCAGTGCGTGCGCATGCTGGAGTCCGGTCCTGCCGCCGGCGTGATCGGCGCGCATGCGCTGTGCCGGGAGCTGGGCCTACGCAATGCGGTGGCCTTCGACATGGGCGGGACCACCGCCAAGGCGGGCGTGATCCACAACGACGCCGTGCTGACCACCAATCTGGCCATGGTCGGCGGCTACAACGAGGGCCTGCCGATCCAGATCCCGCTGGTCGACGTGTTCGAGGTCGGCACGGGTGGCGGGAGCATCGCCGAGGTGGACGTGGGCGGCGCCCTGCACGTGGGCCCCCGCAGCGCCGGCGCCGAGCCCGGACCGGCCTGCTACGGTCGCGGCGGTACCTTCGCGACCGTCACCGATGCCAACCTGGTCCTCGGCCGGCTGGGCGTCGCGAGCTTCCTGGGGGGCGAGATGCCGCTGGACCGCGACGCTGCGGCGACGGCGATCCGCGAGCGCGTGGCCCGGCCGCTGGGCCTGGACGAAGTGGCCGCGGCCGAGGGCATCCTGCGCATCGCGGTCACCAAGATGTCCTATGCGGTCAAGGGCGTGTCGACCGAGCGCGGCTTCGATGCGGCGGCCTTTCCCCTCATCGCCTACGGCGGCGCCGGGCCGCTGCACGCCAGTGCCATCGGCCGCGAGATCGGCATGCGCCAACTGATCATTCCGCGCGCGCCGGGCCACTTCTGCGCCTTCGGCATGCTGCATTCGGACCTGCGCTACGACAATGTTCGAACCACGTTCCGCAAGCTCGAGGAGATGGACTTCACCGAGGTCGAACACGCCTTCGAGGAACTGGCCGCCATCGGCCGGCGCACGCTGACTGAGAGCCGGGTGAAGACCGCCTCGGTGAACGTGGACTACGCCGCCGACATGCGCTATGTGGGCCAGGAGCATTCCGTGACGGTGGACCTGGTGCCCGGCATGCTCGCCGCGCGCGACCGGAAGGCCCTGAAGCGGCGCTTTGACGAGGTCCACCAGCAGCGCTACGGCACCTGCGCCCCGGCCGAGAAGGTGGAGATCGTCACCCTGCGCGCGGCGGTGATCGGGGTGATGGACAAGCCTTCGATGGAGACCATCGCGACCGGTGATGCCGCGCCCCCGGCCGCCGCACGCCGTGGCAGCCGCGAGGTCTACTACAGCGAACTGAGCCGCACCGTGCCCGCGATGGTGTTCGACCGCGACCGGCTGCTGGCGGGCAACCGAATCGATGGCCCCGCGCTGGTGGAGGAGCACGCATCCACCACCGTCCTCCTTCCGGGCGACCGGCTCGAGGTGGACGCATACGGCAACCTGAGGATCGAACTGGGAGGAAAGACATGA
- a CDS encoding hydantoinase B/oxoprolinase family protein: MTTPTGRPHTDAVLTEIVRNGVLAVTEEMKTNLMRTAYNMIIYEALDFTVGLFTAEGETISIGIGLPSFIRGMSNTIKAKLAHYVDPENGSIGPDDILVTNDAYTTGSHLNHFTFSQPIFCDGRLTAWSCCMAHWPDVGGSLGGVTSDIYSEGLQIPVMKYQDAGRVNQDLVRIIKTNVRLAERAMGDLRAQIVAVNTGHRRFSELLARYGREPVLASIANIMDLSEAAARARTRSIPDGIYEAESFMDDDGLDLGTRVPIKVRVIKKDDQITVDLSEVAPQVRGFFNSGPSTGYSCAQVAYKCLTSPTDYPINEGSFRPLKVIVPEGTVVSASKPAAMRKWMTFPMTVVDTIFKAMAQAIPDRTIAAHHADLVIALFHGISPKDGQFFIGFIGPTGGGWGAKQSEDGMSGVVCSNDGDTHNSPCEQLEAKYPILIERQALRPDSGGAGLHRGGLGTETVVRARATLAVDIQSDRMHCPPWGLEGGHAGLANEVFVAAKGEDPAQQQTGKVRNQRLRSGDRLFLRAGGGGGFGPPEQRDPELVAHDVRQGYVGADGAREKYKVVLRGDGSVDGAATQALRSARAVPG; this comes from the coding sequence ATGACCACGCCAACCGGGCGCCCGCACACGGATGCGGTGCTGACAGAAATCGTGCGCAACGGCGTGCTGGCCGTGACCGAGGAAATGAAGACCAACCTCATGCGCACGGCCTACAACATGATTATCTACGAGGCCCTGGACTTCACGGTGGGCCTGTTCACCGCCGAGGGCGAGACCATCTCCATCGGCATCGGGCTGCCCAGCTTCATCCGCGGCATGTCCAACACGATCAAGGCCAAGCTGGCGCACTACGTCGACCCGGAGAACGGCTCGATCGGGCCCGATGACATCCTGGTCACAAACGACGCCTACACCACCGGCAGCCACCTCAACCACTTCACCTTCAGCCAGCCGATCTTCTGCGACGGCCGGCTCACGGCCTGGTCGTGTTGCATGGCGCACTGGCCCGACGTCGGAGGCTCTCTGGGCGGAGTCACGTCGGACATCTACTCCGAGGGCCTGCAGATCCCGGTGATGAAGTACCAGGACGCCGGCCGAGTCAACCAGGACCTGGTGCGCATCATCAAGACCAACGTCCGGCTGGCCGAGCGCGCCATGGGCGACCTGCGAGCCCAAATCGTGGCAGTGAACACCGGCCACCGGCGCTTCTCGGAGTTGCTGGCCCGCTACGGCCGCGAGCCGGTGCTGGCGTCCATTGCCAACATCATGGACCTGTCCGAGGCCGCGGCCCGGGCCCGCACCCGCTCGATCCCGGACGGCATCTACGAGGCCGAGTCGTTCATGGACGACGACGGGCTGGACCTGGGGACGCGCGTGCCCATCAAGGTGCGCGTGATCAAAAAGGACGACCAGATCACGGTTGACCTGTCCGAGGTGGCCCCACAGGTGCGCGGCTTCTTCAACTCCGGCCCGAGCACCGGCTACTCCTGCGCGCAGGTGGCCTACAAGTGCCTGACCTCGCCGACCGACTACCCGATCAACGAAGGCAGCTTCCGGCCGCTGAAGGTGATCGTGCCCGAGGGAACGGTGGTCAGCGCCAGCAAGCCGGCCGCGATGCGGAAGTGGATGACCTTCCCGATGACCGTAGTCGACACCATCTTCAAGGCCATGGCGCAGGCCATTCCCGACCGCACCATTGCCGCCCACCACGCCGATCTGGTGATCGCCCTGTTCCACGGCATCTCGCCGAAAGACGGGCAGTTCTTCATCGGCTTCATCGGTCCCACCGGCGGCGGCTGGGGGGCGAAGCAGTCCGAGGACGGCATGAGCGGCGTGGTGTGCTCCAACGACGGCGATACCCACAACAGTCCTTGCGAGCAGTTGGAGGCCAAGTACCCGATCCTGATCGAGCGACAGGCCCTGCGGCCAGACTCGGGTGGTGCCGGCCTTCACCGCGGCGGCCTGGGCACCGAGACGGTTGTGCGGGCCCGCGCGACGCTGGCAGTGGACATCCAGTCCGACCGCATGCACTGTCCGCCCTGGGGACTGGAAGGCGGGCACGCCGGTCTGGCCAATGAGGTGTTCGTCGCGGCTAAGGGGGAAGACCCGGCGCAGCAGCAGACGGGCAAGGTGCGCAACCAGCGACTGCGCTCGGGCGATCGGCTGTTCCTGCGCGCCGGCGGCGGTGGCGGCTTCGGCCCGCCCGAACAGCGCGACCCCGAGCTGGTGGCCCACGACGTGCGCCAGGGCTACGTGGGCGCCGATGGCGCGCGGGAGAAGTACAAGGTGGTGCTGCGCGGCGACGGCAGCGTCGACGGCGCGGCCACGCAGGCCCTGCGCTCGGCCCGCGCCGTCCCGGGGTGA